From a region of the Triticum aestivum cultivar Chinese Spring chromosome 7D, IWGSC CS RefSeq v2.1, whole genome shotgun sequence genome:
- the LOC123164249 gene encoding serine/threonine-protein kinase BLUS1 isoform X2, which produces MERAPRKRGFPTDPKEYKLYEEVGEGVSATVYRALCVPLNTFVAIKVLDLEKCSSDLDGIRREVQTMSLIDHPNLLRACCSFANDHQLWVVMPFMAAGSALHIIKTNFPDGFEEAVIATLLWEVLKALVYLHSQGHIHRDVKAGNILIDTNGAVKLGDFGVSACMFDTGNRQRARNTFVGTPCWMAPEVMQQLHGYDYKADIWSFGITALELAHGHAPFSKYPPMKVLLMTLQNAPPGLDYERDKRFSKSFRDLVAVCLVKDPQKRPSSEKLLKHSFFKQARSADFLAKSILEGLTPLGDRFRALKAKEADLLLNNKLGPESKEQLSQKEYIRGISGWNFNLEDLKTAAALLDSSNGTYHFDGANNKDRNGLQDVYNESENIYQERVNHGASARHDEHEIQEVEDLDGDLASSFPTRPLEALKSCFDVGGDDDPDPTATNLRVQPSMESISPVQQFSEMDHSRSDNCNGENLERSVSVPSNLGNSVYPKFSSGSLIPEHVLSPYKNVGSDSRRNDFHQKNPSSRNRSGPLFFRQMKDIRPHLSVAPDEASEGNVVQRRGRFQVTSDNPGQKVASSASSNSRPNLPSGVTRPASNSSTILPTLQFLMQQNSMQKEVLSRLISSIEETSDVSDASTVGLSQSSGSLAREKGLESYVVQLQRSVTELAEEVQRLKLRNNQLEQQINGLSKKDERLRREGSTKQ; this is translated from the exons ATGGAGCGTGCACCACGTAAGAGGGGATTTCCAACTGATCCCAAGGAATACAAGTTATATGAGGAAGTTGGAGAAGGAGTTAGTGCCACAGTTTACAGGGCTCTTTGTGTCCCGCTCAATACTTTTGTTGCCATCAAAGTTCTTGACCTTGAGAAGTGCAGTAGTGACCTG GATGGAATAAGGCGGGAAGTACAAACCATGAGCTTGATTGACCATCCTAATCTTCTTCGCGCATGTTGTTCATTTGCAAATGACCATCAACTTTGGGTTGTCATGCCTTTCATGGCTGCTGGATCTGCCCTGCACATTATAAAAACTAATTTTCCAGATGGGTTTGAGGAAGCAGTCATTGCCACACTTTTGTGGGAAGTTCTCAAAGCTCTCGTCTACCTACACTCTCAAGGGCATATTCACAGAGATGTAAAG GCTGGAAATATCCTAATAGATACAAATGGAGCTGTTAAGCTAGGAGACTTTGGAGTATCTGCCTGCATGTTTGACACTGGGAATAGACAACGAGCTAGAAATACATTTGTTGGGACCCCTTGCTG GATGGCTCCTGAAGTCATGCAACAACTGCATGGCTATGATTACAA AGCTGACATCTGGTCCTTCGGGATAACAGCATTAGAACTAGCACATGGTCACGCTCCATTTTCGAAGTACCCTCCAATGAAG GTGTTGCTTATGACGTTGCAAAATGCACCACCAGGTCTAGACTACGAGAGGGATAAAAGATTTTCGAAG TCTTTTAGGGACTTGGTTGCTGTATGTTTAGTCAAGGATCCACAGAAGCGTCCCTCTTCAGAAAAGCTGTTGAAACATTCGTTTTTTAAGCAAGCGCGATCAGCTGATTTTTTGGCAAAGAGTATTCTTGAGGGACTTACTCCACTGGGCGACCGCTTTAGGGCGTTGAAG GCAAAAGAGGCTGACTTACTTCTCAATAACAAGCTTGGTCCAGAGAGCAAGGAGCAGTTATCACAG AAAGAATACATAAGGGGCATCAGTGGCTGGAATTTTAATCTGGAGGACTTGAAAACCGCAGCTGCCCTT CTAGACAGTTCAAATGGCACATACCATTTTGATGGTGCCAACAACAAAGATAGGAATGGGCTACAAGACGTTTATAATGAATCAGAAAATATTTATCAGGAAAGGGTTAACCATGGTGCTTCTGCAAGGCATGATGAG CATGAGATACAAGAAGTAGAAGATTTGGATGGAGATCTTGCCTCTTCCTTTCCAACCCGTCCCCTTGAGGCACTAAA GTCTTGCTTTGATGTCGGCGGTGATGATGATCCGGACCCTACTGCTACGAATTTGCGGGTACAACCAAGCATGGAGTCTATATCACCTGTGCAGCAGTTCTCAGAAATGGACCATAGTAGAAGTGACAACTGTAATGGTGAAAATCTGGAAAGAAGTGTCTCCGTACCCTCAAATTTGGGAAATAGTGTATATCCCAAGTTCTCAAGTGGTTCTCTTATTCCCGAGCATGTTCTTTCGCCTTACAAGAATGTTGGTAGTGATTCACGAAG GAATGACTTTCATCAGAAAAATCCGAGCAGCAGAAACCGAAGTGGCCCTTTGTTTTTCCGTCAAATGAAGGACATACGCCCACATCTGTCTG TTGCACCCGATGAGGCGTCGGAAGGAAATGTTGTCCAGCGAAGGGGGCGATTTCAGGTCACATCAGATAATCCTGGTCAAAAG GTAGCTTCATCAGCAAGCAGCAACAGCAGGCCAAATTTACCAAGTGGCGTAACACGGCCAGCTTCCAATTCATCCACAATTCTTCCGACACTACAATTCTTGATGCAGCAAAATTCTATGCAAAAG GAAGTGCTAAGTAGATTGATTTCTTCAATTGAGGAAACATCTG ATGTTTCCGATGCAAGTACAGTTGGTTTGTCTCAG TCATCTGGATCGCTTGCCAGAGAGAAGGGATTGGAGTCGTATGTCGTCCAACTACAGCGAAG TGTCACAGAACTCGCTGAGGAAGTGCAGAGATTGAAGCTGAGAAATAATCAG CTTGAGCAGCAGATCAACGGGTTGTCGAAGAAAGACGAAAGGTTGCGAAGAGAGGGTAGTACAAAGCAATGA
- the LOC123164249 gene encoding serine/threonine-protein kinase fray2 isoform X1, whose translation MERAPRKRGFPTDPKEYKLYEEVGEGVSATVYRALCVPLNTFVAIKVLDLEKCSSDLDGIRREVQTMSLIDHPNLLRACCSFANDHQLWVVMPFMAAGSALHIIKTNFPDGFEEAVIATLLWEVLKALVYLHSQGHIHRDVKAGNILIDTNGAVKLGDFGVSACMFDTGNRQRARNTFVGTPCWMAPEVMQQLHGYDYKADIWSFGITALELAHGHAPFSKYPPMKVLLMTLQNAPPGLDYERDKRFSKSFRDLVAVCLVKDPQKRPSSEKLLKHSFFKQARSADFLAKSILEGLTPLGDRFRALKAKEADLLLNNKLGPESKEQLSQKEYIRGISGWNFNLEDLKTAAALLDSSNGTYHFDGANNKDRNGLQDVYNESENIYQERVNHGASARHDEHEIQEVEDLDGDLASSFPTRPLEALKSCFDVGGDDDPDPTATNLRVQPSMESISPVQQFSEMDHSRSDNCNGENLERSVSVPSNLGNSVYPKFSSGSLIPEHVLSPYKNVGSDSRRNDFHQKNPSSRNRSGPLFFRQMKDIRPHLSVAPDEASEGNVVQRRGRFQVTSDNPGQKVASSASSNSRPNLPSGVTRPASNSSTILPTLQFLMQQNSMQKEVLSRLISSIEETSDVSDASTVGLSQVCLMECVPYVISHLTSRHVNFKGQLLLSIFSCDCFNKCLYMFSHLDRLPERRDWSRMSSNYSEVSQNSLRKCRD comes from the exons ATGGAGCGTGCACCACGTAAGAGGGGATTTCCAACTGATCCCAAGGAATACAAGTTATATGAGGAAGTTGGAGAAGGAGTTAGTGCCACAGTTTACAGGGCTCTTTGTGTCCCGCTCAATACTTTTGTTGCCATCAAAGTTCTTGACCTTGAGAAGTGCAGTAGTGACCTG GATGGAATAAGGCGGGAAGTACAAACCATGAGCTTGATTGACCATCCTAATCTTCTTCGCGCATGTTGTTCATTTGCAAATGACCATCAACTTTGGGTTGTCATGCCTTTCATGGCTGCTGGATCTGCCCTGCACATTATAAAAACTAATTTTCCAGATGGGTTTGAGGAAGCAGTCATTGCCACACTTTTGTGGGAAGTTCTCAAAGCTCTCGTCTACCTACACTCTCAAGGGCATATTCACAGAGATGTAAAG GCTGGAAATATCCTAATAGATACAAATGGAGCTGTTAAGCTAGGAGACTTTGGAGTATCTGCCTGCATGTTTGACACTGGGAATAGACAACGAGCTAGAAATACATTTGTTGGGACCCCTTGCTG GATGGCTCCTGAAGTCATGCAACAACTGCATGGCTATGATTACAA AGCTGACATCTGGTCCTTCGGGATAACAGCATTAGAACTAGCACATGGTCACGCTCCATTTTCGAAGTACCCTCCAATGAAG GTGTTGCTTATGACGTTGCAAAATGCACCACCAGGTCTAGACTACGAGAGGGATAAAAGATTTTCGAAG TCTTTTAGGGACTTGGTTGCTGTATGTTTAGTCAAGGATCCACAGAAGCGTCCCTCTTCAGAAAAGCTGTTGAAACATTCGTTTTTTAAGCAAGCGCGATCAGCTGATTTTTTGGCAAAGAGTATTCTTGAGGGACTTACTCCACTGGGCGACCGCTTTAGGGCGTTGAAG GCAAAAGAGGCTGACTTACTTCTCAATAACAAGCTTGGTCCAGAGAGCAAGGAGCAGTTATCACAG AAAGAATACATAAGGGGCATCAGTGGCTGGAATTTTAATCTGGAGGACTTGAAAACCGCAGCTGCCCTT CTAGACAGTTCAAATGGCACATACCATTTTGATGGTGCCAACAACAAAGATAGGAATGGGCTACAAGACGTTTATAATGAATCAGAAAATATTTATCAGGAAAGGGTTAACCATGGTGCTTCTGCAAGGCATGATGAG CATGAGATACAAGAAGTAGAAGATTTGGATGGAGATCTTGCCTCTTCCTTTCCAACCCGTCCCCTTGAGGCACTAAA GTCTTGCTTTGATGTCGGCGGTGATGATGATCCGGACCCTACTGCTACGAATTTGCGGGTACAACCAAGCATGGAGTCTATATCACCTGTGCAGCAGTTCTCAGAAATGGACCATAGTAGAAGTGACAACTGTAATGGTGAAAATCTGGAAAGAAGTGTCTCCGTACCCTCAAATTTGGGAAATAGTGTATATCCCAAGTTCTCAAGTGGTTCTCTTATTCCCGAGCATGTTCTTTCGCCTTACAAGAATGTTGGTAGTGATTCACGAAG GAATGACTTTCATCAGAAAAATCCGAGCAGCAGAAACCGAAGTGGCCCTTTGTTTTTCCGTCAAATGAAGGACATACGCCCACATCTGTCTG TTGCACCCGATGAGGCGTCGGAAGGAAATGTTGTCCAGCGAAGGGGGCGATTTCAGGTCACATCAGATAATCCTGGTCAAAAG GTAGCTTCATCAGCAAGCAGCAACAGCAGGCCAAATTTACCAAGTGGCGTAACACGGCCAGCTTCCAATTCATCCACAATTCTTCCGACACTACAATTCTTGATGCAGCAAAATTCTATGCAAAAG GAAGTGCTAAGTAGATTGATTTCTTCAATTGAGGAAACATCTG ATGTTTCCGATGCAAGTACAGTTGGTTTGTCTCAGGTGTGTCTGATGGAGTGTGTTCCATATGTTATTTCACATTTGACCTCAAGACATGTGAACTTTAAAGGTCAATTACTGTTAAGCATATTTTCTTGTGATTGTTTTAATAAGTGCTTATATATGTTCAGTCATCTGGATCGCTTGCCAGAGAGAAGGGATTGGAGTCGTATGTCGTCCAACTACAGCGAAG TGTCACAGAACTCGCTGAGGAAGTGCAGAGATTGA